The genomic segment GTTTCTTCTCACTTTACCCTTTATTTCAGTCGAGTTAACAATTAAAATAGTTGAGTTGATGAAAATGCCCTTCTACATGGTTTATAAGGAAAGACTCCAAGATTCTTTGGCTATTCAAATTACAAGATGTAATTTTTACTATAgaataattatttttctagacttatggataaaataaatttgaataCTAACATTCTTTTTCTGCCTAGAATCGGCATGCACATAATCGCTTTAAAATAGGTAGATGCTGAATTTCATGAAAAACGAAGAGAAATATGTACTGTACAggaataaagaaagaaaaatatgtgTTTTGCTGTAAAGTTTACCTGTTTTCCACAATTGTTAACTGCAATACAacacatatttttcttcatttttctcaaaGTTCAAGGTAAATTGCAACTTTGACCGAACTTTAAGGGGATAAATTGTAACTTTGACGGAACGTTAAGGAGAGTGAGATTAACCCATAATATTATCATAAGCATGTTAAGAGACATATTCAAGCTTATAGAGTGGTTTGGATTAAGTTCCTATCAGTAGCTCTTCAAATTATTTgctgcattttgttgtttctttaaaatgaaaatgaagcttAGTATTTTGGACTATGTACTTGATTTGATATATAATGTCCATCACGATTCACCACCAAATACTCACAACATTAGTTAGTTGTATAAATGTATTGAAAATTGCAAAATAGCTGTCAGTCATGTTACAATGTCAACATGAAATGTTTAATCTTTGTTGGAAAATGTAAGAATCCCAGATTTTAAGGTtgaattcttcatttctttataCGACCTTGAGTTGCAAAGTGTTAATAAATTAAACTCTCTGCCAGATTCATGCGTCTTTCTGGCATTGTCGTTCTTAAAAGCTGGCCATATTTCTCAAGTAGCAGTAAAATAGAAGTTCTACAATCGCTTTCCAAGTTTTTGTTTAATAACTGGGGTAGATATCATTTATTGGCATGAAAATCAACTATCTTCCGTACAATTTTTTAAACTCATGATGATCATGCATGTGTATTCTCACTTAAATATAATTAAGGATTCAAAGAAAATCGAAGAGAATTCCAAACAGTTCAGTTCATGTCATCATCAAGAAATTAACTATAAAACTCTGCCTATATATGACTCCCTGAATATAATGCGAGGCATCCAGCCATACCATTTCCATTGAGTGTGAAGTAATAAAATCTGGTCAAGAAATGGCTGAGGAGAGTTGTTTAGATGGAAACACAATTAACGATCGAAAGACTTCACCAAAAGCAGCAGGCTATGAACAAGATTCAGATTCTAAAtctagaaggaagaagaaagtggCCCATAAAGTTCCATACTACAAGCTTTTCTCCTTCGCTGATCCTGTTGACTATGTCTTAATGGTGGTTGGTACAATCACAGCAGTTGGAAGTGGGATTTCCATGCCCCTTATGACAGTGCTATTGGGAGAGATAATCAACTCCTTTGGCGAGACACTGGATAGAAAACAAGTCGTACATGAAGTTTCTAAGGTATGAAGCACTCTAGTTTTATAAACAAATTGTAAGTATGTTGCTGTTTCATTATGGAATTAGAAAATAAGCAATGGTATTGTGTTCAGATTATAGTCTGCCAGGCCAGAGTCTTATCCTGTTTGTGTAGAAACTACAATTTTCAACTCAGCTTCTCTATTTCCATTCAAAATTAATTATCTCAAAGAAGCACATATTTCATCTCTATTCAATGCAAGTGTAACTATAGTTTCTTGATAAAACATTTATATAACTAGCAATATCAACTTCAGGTATCTTTAAAGTATGTATACTTGGCTCTGGGATCTGGAGTTGCATCGTTTTCTCGTAAGTTAATTTGATTTCCTGAATAGTAGTTTGCCCTATAGTAGCATGATTCTTTATCAGAGAAAATCAACAATGACCCTTCTTGGCAGAGATAGCTTGTTGGACAGTCACAGGAGAGAGGCAGGCCGCTAGAATAAGAAGTTTATACCTGCGAGCTTTATTAATGCAAGATGTTGCATTTTTTGACAAAGAAACCAATACTGGAGAAATTATTGAGAGGATATCAGTTGATACTATTACTATTCAAGATGCCATTAGTGAAAAGGTATGGCTGCTTAGACACAGAACAAGAAGTTCTCAGCATCGTAGAAGCATAATAtgatatatctctatttgattcaACAGGTTGGAAGATTCATACAGTTGTCAGCTTCCATTTTAGGAGCTTTTGTTATAGCTTTTATTAAGGGGTGGCTACTCTCCTTGGTCTTGTCGTCTTCAATTCCGCTACTTGTCCTGACTGCTTCTACAATGACTATGATACTGGCAAAGCGGGCATCTCGGGGACAAGCAGCCTATTCAGTTGCAGCAACAGTGGTCGAACAGACTCTAGGCTCAATTAGAACAGTAAGAACAGTGATAGAATGGAAGCTGTTTCATATTCTATAGTTCTTGACTAGTGACATTTTTTGGAATTTAGGTGGCATCTTTTACTGGGGAGAAGCAAGCTATTGCCGAATATGACAAATCCCTGGATAAAGCTTACAAATCAGGAGTGCGAGAGGGCTTGGCAGCTGGTTTGGGACGTGGTACCCTTGCGTTTGTTTACTACTGCAGTTATGGTTTAGCGTTATGGTTTGGAGCCAAAATGATCTTAGAGAAGCACTATACCGGAGGAGATGTCCTCAATGTAACAATTGCCCTATTAACTGGATCCTTGTGAGTATCATTATTCTTTGTGTCTATGCATGATAAAAGTGCAatgcttttatggattttattaattttttattaccAAGTCCTTGAATTGCTAAaaaatttctggtcattttgATGTTCTTCCAGTTCCATTGGACAAGCATCCCCTTGCTTGAGTGCATTTGCTTATGGACAAGCTGCAGGATTTAAAATGTTTCAGGTAATGAATAGAAAGCCAGTTATAAGCCCTTCCAATTTGGGTGGACTAAAATTGGATAATGTGGCTGGCAATATAGAACTGAAGGATGTCTATTTCAGCTATCCAGCAAGGGTACATGAACAGATATTtaatggattttctctcttcaTACCAAGTGGAACAACTACAGCATTGGTTGGACAAAGTGGAAGCGGAAAATCAACGGTTCTCAGCCTTATCGAGAGATTCTATGATCCACAAGCAGGTCAAGTCTTGATAGATGGTATCAACATCAAAGAGTTTCAACTTAAGTGGATCAGAAGCAAAATTGGTCTCGTCAGCCAGGAGCCTATATTGTTTGCCTCGAGCATTAGGGATAATATTGCATACGGCAAGGAGAACACGAGCCTTGATGAAATACAAATTGCAGCCCAACACGCCAATGCTACTAAATTCATCAACAACTTACCTCAGGTTTAGCTTTGAGACTCTTCTGAATAATGTTCTTGGATAACATGTACTTATGTTTGTAAAGGTGTTTTCTTTAGAaatttctttacaaacaaatcTTCGCAAGCTTGGCACGTCATGCAGACTTTTAGATGCAGGATGTTAAGGACATTGCCAAGAATCAGCAGAGTCAGACATGAAAGGATCTTTCTCAAAGTTGTTATCCGAGATTTGTACAAGATGCGTTAATTTTGAACTAGGCTAGATGCAGAAAAGAGAAATTTCAGAGAAAGAATCTAttgtttttcctctttttcatcTTACACCTTATCTTCTCATAATTTTCATGCTGTTCAATCTCAGTGTATCTGCTTTTCATATGGTCAGGGACTAGATACGATTGTTGGTATGCATGGAATTCAGATGTCAGGGGGACAAAAGCAGAGAATTGCCATAGCAAGAGCAATTCTGAAAGACCCTAGCATTCTACTTCTGGATGAAGCTACAAGTGCTCTTGATGCAGAATCTGAACGGATTGTGCAGAAAGCTCTGGATGGAATTATGGTCAACCGGACGACAGTTATTGTAGCACATCGTCTGAGCACAGTGAAAAATGCAGACAAAATTGCTGTGATTGATCAAGGAAAGATTGTTGAAAAAGGTTAGTGCTTTCTGGAACAAACTGTGAAATACCAATAGGTAGAAGTGATGGTTTGGAACAAACTGTGAAAGCTAAAATCTTTTGTGGATAGATAAGTCTTAGATTTTGATTGTATATCGTACGCACCATTGATGACTTGCTTGTTTAGAAACTCACAAGATAATTGCTAATTTAATTTATCAAACTTTCAGGTCCACATAGTGAGCTACTACAAGATCCTGAAGGAGCATATTCCCAGCTTGTACGGTTACAACAGCCTAGTAAAGGATCAGATGACTATATTTTGGATAATCATCATGATGGACCAGAGATTAAAGCAGATTCTGGAAGACATTCGAGCCAAAGAATTTCCTCCTTAAAATCCATAAGCCGATGCTCATCCGAAACAGGTAACAGTAGCCGTCACTCATTATCTGTATCAACTGGTCTGCCTACCGTTGTCAGGATGCTAGAAACAGGATCGGGAGAATCCCAAGAATCAGCTTCCATGCCATCAAAGAAAGACCAACAAAGTCCACTTTACCGCTTGGCCTATCTTAACAAACCCGAAATTCCACAATTATTGCTTGGTTCCTTAGCAGCTGTTGTTACTGGAGcacttttaccaatttttgggGTAATTCTCTCAAAAGCAATCAAGACCTTCTATGAGCCTGCTCATGAGTTTCAGCAGAAATCAAGATTGTGGGCATTATTGGTAGTAGTTCTTGGGTTGTCTTATTTGTTGGCAACACCATTAAGAGCGTATTGTTTTGCTGTGGCAGGATGTAAGCTGATTAGATGCATTCGGTTGAAATGCTTTGAAAAAATAGTTCATATGGATATAAGTTGGTTTGATAGGCAGGACAACTCAAGTGGTAGAATTAGTTCCCGGCTTTCGATTGATGCAGCATCAGTGAGGAGTCTAGTTGGCGAATCGCTTTCCATGCTTGTTCAGAATAGTGCCACCGCTTTTGCTGGATTGATTATTGGTTTTGGAGCAAGCTGGAGGTTATCCCTCATAGTAATATTCATGTTACCACTCATTACCATTAATGGatacatgaatttaaaatttttaagtgGATTCAATGCGGATGCAAAGGTTTGTCCAATACTTGATCACTGTTGACAGAATTCTCAAGTTAAATGCATGGAAATCAGAAATCATATTTACTGTCATGATGAGTGGTAGACACTAAATGGAATTGTCCTTAATTCGGAAGACACACTTTGTTAGTGCCACAAAATGAGATAGTTCTGACTAAGTACATACTTTGTTATTGCCACAAGATGAGATAGTTCAGTTTGGAGAGGTTCACGTATACTTtcagaaataaaaattttataaagtAAATAATTCCTGCAATTGATGTAGATTGCATTTAGGAGCTTGTGTATGTTCTGATGATTTGAAAACTTAGTCAGCAAAAGGGAACATGTTCTTGCATAATGTTTCTCCTTTGGTTATTTGATGTGAATTCAATGAGCTGCTGTCTTTGCATCTTCTTGATATATTAGAGAAACTAATGACCAAAAGTTTTTGTAATCAACTCCTTGTAATATGCATATTCAACTTTTTGTTCatggaatttctggaatgtACAACACAAGTTGGAATTCCATTCTGTTTACAGAAGTTGTACGAGGAAGCCACTCAAGTAGCCAGTGATGCAGTTGGAAGCATTAGGACAGTTGCTTCCTTTTCTGCAGAGGATAACGTGATTCTATTGTATGAGAAGAAATGTAAAGGCCCGGTGACAAAAGGAATAAAACAAGGATTATATAGTGGTGTAGGATATGGTTTGTCCATGTTCTTCTTGTATGCAGTTTATGCAACCACTTTCTATGCTGGAGCTCGACTTATTAAAGCTGGCAAGATAACCTTTGGTGATGTTTTTCAGGTAAGATATGATATCTCATTTTCCATACTTATTTTTCTAATTGTTGAAGATTAAAGTGATTTACATCTTTCTTATCTCATTTGATCTTCCTCCAAACCTGATTGGCAGGTCTTTTATGGCTTGAGCATGGCAGCAATTGGCATATCTCAATCAAGCGCCCTTAGTCCAGACGCTAGCAAAGCAAGAAGTGGAGCTGCTTCTATCATTGCACTTCTTGACCTGAATTCGCCCATAGACTCGAGCAAAACCTCGGGAATTATATTGGACAATGTTAAGGGAGATATAGCATTTCAGAATGTCAGCTTCAGATATCCAAGTAGACCTGATGTTCAGATTTTTAAAGATCTTTGTTTGGCTGTCGAGTCCTGCAAGGTAAACTCTCATGAGTCATGAATGGGTTTcaatttctgaagttatttagtTTACGTTACTGCATCCTTTACTGAGTACTTGATTCACAAGAGTACTTCATTTTTAATTGCCAATTTGCAATCCATTGTTTAGACACTAGCTCTGGTCGGAGAAAGTGGGAGTGGAAAATCTACCGTCATTTCGTTACTGCAAAGATTTTATGATCCTGATTCTGGTGAAATCACACTAGACGGAGTGGAACTGAGAAATCTGAATTTGAAATGGTTAAGGCAGCAGATGGGATTAGTGAGTCAAGAGCCTGTTTTATTCAATGGCACAATTCGTGCTAACATCGCATATGGCAAAGAAGGCAGTGCCACTGAGGCTGAAATTATATCTGCAGCAGAAAAAGCAAATGCTCACCAATTTATCAGCGGTTTGCAACAGGTCTGAACACTAGTTCTTCTCTAAGTTGTTTACTATATATATGTCAAGATACTTTCCAATCCCTAGACCTTCCAAAAGAAAAAGCTTATCTTGCTTAGCTTTTTCATTCCTTCCTTTTGCCATCTCATGGTTTTGCTCTCCAATACTATATGCATTCCTTGTTTAATTGGAACTGCTTTGTTgatcaaccaaaaaaaataaaaaatccaggGCTACGACACACTCGTCGGTGAAAGAGGAATACAATTATCAGGTGGACAGAAGCAAAGAGTGGCGATTGCCCGAGCAATTATAAAGTCCCCCAAGATCTTACTTCTTGATGAGGCCACTAGTGCTCTTGATGCTGAATCTGAGAAGGTAGTTCAAGATGCATTGGTTCAAGCTATGGTTGGGAAAACCACAATAGTGGTGGCTCATAGGCTTTCCACAATTAGGGGCGCAGACTTGATTGCAGTTGTTAAAAATGGAGTGATTCAAGAGAAAGGAAACCATGAAAGCTTGATTAGTATGAAGGATGGCATGTATGCTTCTCTTATGGAACAATATTCTAGTGCTACATCAATATAAAGGACAACGTTACCATATTCTTTTCATGAGAGTGAAGCTATAAGGGGAGCCTTTTCATTCCATCAAATGTGTTCATAGTTATATCCCAATATATCTAATGAATCAAACTATTTTATTATATGTTCTGCGGTTCTACTTAGCTATTCATAGTTGTAGGAATGCAACGGGCGGTATTGATGAAGCATATGCTTCTAAAATACTGTGCAATGCAAGGCCAGAACAGCGCAAAACAAAGTCTCTCAGTATGTTTAAAACTTCAATCATCATTGTTCATAGTGTGGTAATAACGTGAACTCAACATCCAACAATACTTTCAACAGAAAATAGAccaaagaaattaaatttaaaaggCTAGTGTCGTTCAAATGAATAAAAACCAAGCCTAGGTGTTTCATGAAATGTCTCATTCAGATGTGGTTGTTTGGAACTTGATGATTCGTGGGTATTGTAAGATAGGAAATGTTAAAATGGGATTTCAGCTATTCAGGCAAATGGATGAGAGGAGTATTGTCTCTTGGAATACGATAATTTCGTGTTTGGCGCAGATTGGGAAGGGATAAGGATGCTTTGGAGCTTTTTCATGAAACGCCGAGTCAAATGATCTCTTTCAAGATTTTGTAACACTGGGTAACGCACTAGTTGACTTCTATTGCAATGATTTAGGAAGATGGCCAGAAAGAACGTGGTTTCTTGGAATGCAATGATTTCAGGTGTGGCTTTCAATGGCAAGGGGGGAACTTGGGGTTGAATTGTTTGATGAGATGACAGATGAAGGTGAGAACCCGAACGATTCAACTTTTGTGGGAGTTTTAGCATGTTCTTGTTTAGCTTGATGTTTCGAAAGCATGGTATAAAATCCAAAGCATGAGCATTTTGGATGCAGTCGATCTTCTTGGACGTAATGGTTGCTTAAAAGAGGCTTTTGATCTAATAGAGACAATGCGCCCCTGGGGCGCAGATCAGCTGGCTAGGGGATAGCCTCATTAGGCCCCAGGTCGTGTGGTCGATTCTGGCTCTCCTACCGTCTCGTGTATTCTTGGAGGGCGAGGTGCACGGACGCAAGGAGATTAGTCTGACAAAGTTGGGATACTCCctgtgttgaaaaaaaaaaaaatctaatagaGACAATGCCAATGAAGCCAAATGCCCGATTATGGGGTGCATTGCTTAGTTCTAGCCGAACTCATGGTGATATGGAACTTGCAGAAAGAGTTGTTAAGGAGCTTATTAACTATGTGTTGTTGTCAAATATATATGTGCAGAAAGGGGGGACTGGGATGAAGTTGAGAAGCTGAGAGTGTTAATGAGAGAAAACCGTGTGATTAAGGTGCCAGGACAGAGCATGTTTGTGCAATTCCAAGTTTGAATGTTGGATATGCAAAGATGGGAGCAGATATAATGTagcaaatttcatgaaaaaaaaagtcctttctttgtcaaaaaaaaaaaaaaaaagaataaaaaccgTAACTAGTCTAAATCGATGTCTTCAAAGAATAAGTGCCTAGAAGCTTTATTCTAAGTATCTCCACACCGAAATTTGGTCCTCTACGATCCGCAATCTCTAGTAACGGCCCTATTCCCAGTAGTACTTTTGCCCAAAAATTTATTAGAAAGCCCGGAAAAAATGGTATTGGAAGAATTAACTGGTATGGGAGTACCTGTGTGTGCGTGGTAGACATGGTCATGGTTTAGATTCGAATCGGAATTAAATTGAAATTGGATTGACAATTTGTTGAACCAGAATCGAAACCAGCTCTGGGGAACCGAAATCGTGACTAAAAGTATGGTTCAGattcacaaaaattaaaatcaaaattataactAGCAAGTTTTTGGAACCGGAACCGTCTATTataagaatatatttttttttttgggggcaaACATATGCATGTACTAATTTGATGAGAAAATTGAGATATTTTTCCTATTCTATTTCAATTCCAATAAGAAAATtatttgtcttttgttttagttaaaaTGTTTAATAGATATGAAGTATTTTCTCATTAAAttgtatcattttctttttccagtcagctaataatataataaaagtgctttttcttctaaattcatgttctttaatttctttttattctaaACACATTGTTATATTGTTTTATATTAAATTTTGTAACCATTAGTGATTAAATAGTAATTAGAAACAACTGGAATAGTAACCAAAATAAATTGAAACAGTAACGAAAGGAGTCGGAACTAGAGATTCCAGAGTTGTAACTGTAACCATCCTTATAAGGACCGGTTCTAGTtccacatttttttaaaaaaaggaaaatttacgATTTTGAATTGAAACTGGCAGTTTTGGAACCGTGGCCACTCTTAGCACATTGCATCTAACTTTAACAATATAAAGTTTGATGTCTATTAATAAGGAGTATCCATAGTGTTTGATAATACAATATATTAACTAATATCTAAATGGTTTAAGAAGTATATTAAGTAATagtatttttgcattttttttctttttagtatgGCAAAGAAGGTCACAGTTCTAAAGTGCGACCTCCTTTCAAGATTTCTTAGCCCTTTTTTGTCGATTTAAATCCCTGTTtgacaagtgagttttttgggtgtttgtctaaaactttactgtaacttactgtagaagttttttaaaaaatttttgaagtgtgttttttttaaatattttgaagtgtataatttaaaaatttttagaagttttttaagattactgtaactaaagtttttaaaaaacttgtaacagacaaacttggcaaaaaatttGTCTGCAAAACAAGGCATAACTACTAGGTGTTGCATTCCTGAAATAAGACCATCGCCCCTCCCAGCAAAATTTATGCCAAATCAtaaacatctttttttttttcagttgagTGGAAGCTGAAACCAAATTGTATATTTAGATGTCTGCTCTGTGATCTACCCAAAAGTTTGGAccaaaaaacaaatgaaagaagTCATGTAGGGGTAACGTAAAATATATGCTGcccgccaatttttttttttttttttgggtaattaCTCACATCCAAACTCTCCTaacaaatttcaacaaaaatttcGTGAAACTTTAACGGGTTGTAAGaaaaataagggataatttcagaaacctcctctaGGGTTTGTAATGATTGCAGCCACCTCTCTTAAGGTTTGCAAAATTagagaaacctcccctaaaaatatgttttaataacAAATGGTGATGTAAGCACAAAAAGTCTAATGAATATCCTATGTTGCCCCTATTTGATTTGTAAAacaaattaaatgacaaaagaaatcaaatatcAGCATTACTTACTAAGTAAAAAAAATTGGAGTCTTTTATTCTTCAGTTAAAGAATCTGGCGTCCATCCAAAACATTGATTGATATTTGATTGCTGAATTTGGTTATCAAGCGAACCATCTAAATATTGTGTTCTAGACAATGATAATTTTTAGACACAGTCTAAAATCATTGTAAGCCTAAAACTGAAACTGAAATTCATATCATGCTCTCTTTTTATCCTCTATCATCAATATAAGATTAAACATAAAAGTCCAAAAAAATTAAGTGGCTATATTGATTTGTTTTCCTTCTACTACCAATATTGGAAGCCTTCGTTCTATATCCCCTCAAT from the Coffea arabica cultivar ET-39 chromosome 11e, Coffea Arabica ET-39 HiFi, whole genome shotgun sequence genome contains:
- the LOC113718810 gene encoding ABC transporter B family member 11-like isoform X1, with amino-acid sequence MAEESCLDGNTINDRKTSPKAAGYEQDSDSKSRRKKKVAHKVPYYKLFSFADPVDYVLMVVGTITAVGSGISMPLMTVLLGEIINSFGETLDRKQVVHEVSKVSLKYVYLALGSGVASFSQIACWTVTGERQAARIRSLYLRALLMQDVAFFDKETNTGEIIERISVDTITIQDAISEKVGRFIQLSASILGAFVIAFIKGWLLSLVLSSSIPLLVLTASTMTMILAKRASRGQAAYSVAATVVEQTLGSIRTVASFTGEKQAIAEYDKSLDKAYKSGVREGLAAGLGRGTLAFVYYCSYGLALWFGAKMILEKHYTGGDVLNVTIALLTGSFSIGQASPCLSAFAYGQAAGFKMFQVMNRKPVISPSNLGGLKLDNVAGNIELKDVYFSYPARVHEQIFNGFSLFIPSGTTTALVGQSGSGKSTVLSLIERFYDPQAGQVLIDGINIKEFQLKWIRSKIGLVSQEPILFASSIRDNIAYGKENTSLDEIQIAAQHANATKFINNLPQGLDTIVGMHGIQMSGGQKQRIAIARAILKDPSILLLDEATSALDAESERIVQKALDGIMVNRTTVIVAHRLSTVKNADKIAVIDQGKIVEKGPHSELLQDPEGAYSQLVRLQQPSKGSDDYILDNHHDGPEIKADSGRHSSQRISSLKSISRCSSETGNSSRHSLSVSTGLPTVVRMLETGSGESQESASMPSKKDQQSPLYRLAYLNKPEIPQLLLGSLAAVVTGALLPIFGVILSKAIKTFYEPAHEFQQKSRLWALLVVVLGLSYLLATPLRAYCFAVAGCKLIRCIRLKCFEKIVHMDISWFDRQDNSSGRISSRLSIDAASVRSLVGESLSMLVQNSATAFAGLIIGFGASWRLSLIVIFMLPLITINGYMNLKFLSGFNADAKKLYEEATQVASDAVGSIRTVASFSAEDNVILLYEKKCKGPVTKGIKQGLYSGVGYGLSMFFLYAVYATTFYAGARLIKAGKITFGDVFQVFYGLSMAAIGISQSSALSPDASKARSGAASIIALLDLNSPIDSSKTSGIILDNVKGDIAFQNVSFRYPSRPDVQIFKDLCLAVESCKTLALVGESGSGKSTVISLLQRFYDPDSGEITLDGVELRNLNLKWLRQQMGLVSQEPVLFNGTIRANIAYGKEGSATEAEIISAAEKANAHQFISGLQQGYDTLVGERGIQLSGGQKQRVAIARAIIKSPKILLLDEATSALDAESEKVVQDALVQAMVGKTTIVVAHRLSTIRGADLIAVVKNGVIQEKGNHESLISMKDGMYASLMEQYSSATSI
- the LOC113718810 gene encoding ABC transporter B family member 11-like isoform X3 codes for the protein MAEESCLDGNTINDRKTSPKAAGYEQDSDSKSRRKKKVAHKVPYYKLFSFADPVDYVLMVVGTITAVGSGISMPLMTVLLGEIINSFGETLDRKQVVHEVSKVSLKYVYLALGSGVASFSQIACWTVTGERQAARIRSLYLRALLMQDVAFFDKETNTGEIIERISVDTITIQDAISEKVGRFIQLSASILGAFVIAFIKGWLLSLVLSSSIPLLVLTASTMTMILAKRASRGQAAYSVAATVVEQTLGSIRTVASFTGEKQAIAEYDKSLDKAYKSGVREGLAAGLGRGTLAFVYYCSYGLALWFGAKMILEKHYTGGDVLNVTIALLTGSFSIGQASPCLSAFAYGQAAGFKMFQVMNRKPVISPSNLGGLKLDNVAGNIELKDVYFSYPARVHEQIFNGFSLFIPSGTTTALVGQSGSGKSTVLSLIERFYDPQAGQVLIDGINIKEFQLKWIRSKIGLVSQEPILFASSIRDNIAYGKENTSLDEIQIAAQHANATKFINNLPQGLDTIVGMHGIQMSGGQKQRIAIARAILKDPSILLLDEATSALDAESERIVQKALDGIMVNRTTVIVAHRLSTVKNADKIAVIDQGKIVEKGPHSELLQDPEGAYSQLVRLQQPSKGSDDYILDNHHDGPEIKADSGRHSSQRISSLKSISRCSSETGNSSRHSLSVSTGLPTVVRMLETGSGESQESASMPSKKDQQSPLYRLAYLNKPEIPQLLLGSLAAVVTGALLPIFGVILSKAIKTFYEPAHEFQQKSRLWALLVVVLGLSYLLATPLRAYCFAVAGCKLIRCIRLKCFEKIVHMDISWFDRQDNSSGRISSRLSIDAASVRSLVGESLSMLVQNSATAFAGLIIGFGASWRLSLIKLYEEATQVASDAVGSIRTVASFSAEDNVILLYEKKCKGPVTKGIKQGLYSGVGYGLSMFFLYAVYATTFYAGARLIKAGKITFGDVFQVFYGLSMAAIGISQSSALSPDASKARSGAASIIALLDLNSPIDSSKTSGIILDNVKGDIAFQNVSFRYPSRPDVQIFKDLCLAVESCKTLALVGESGSGKSTVISLLQRFYDPDSGEITLDGVELRNLNLKWLRQQMGLVSQEPVLFNGTIRANIAYGKEGSATEAEIISAAEKANAHQFISGLQQGYDTLVGERGIQLSGGQKQRVAIARAIIKSPKILLLDEATSALDAESEKVVQDALVQAMVGKTTIVVAHRLSTIRGADLIAVVKNGVIQEKGNHESLISMKDGMYASLMEQYSSATSI
- the LOC113718810 gene encoding ABC transporter B family member 11-like isoform X2, with the protein product MAEESCLDGNTINDRKTSPKAAGYEQDSDSKSRRKKKVAHKVPYYKLFSFADPVDYVLMVVGTITAVGSGISMPLMTVLLGEIINSFGETLDRKQVVHEVSKVSLKYVYLALGSGVASFSPCWTVTGERQAARIRSLYLRALLMQDVAFFDKETNTGEIIERISVDTITIQDAISEKVGRFIQLSASILGAFVIAFIKGWLLSLVLSSSIPLLVLTASTMTMILAKRASRGQAAYSVAATVVEQTLGSIRTVASFTGEKQAIAEYDKSLDKAYKSGVREGLAAGLGRGTLAFVYYCSYGLALWFGAKMILEKHYTGGDVLNVTIALLTGSFSIGQASPCLSAFAYGQAAGFKMFQVMNRKPVISPSNLGGLKLDNVAGNIELKDVYFSYPARVHEQIFNGFSLFIPSGTTTALVGQSGSGKSTVLSLIERFYDPQAGQVLIDGINIKEFQLKWIRSKIGLVSQEPILFASSIRDNIAYGKENTSLDEIQIAAQHANATKFINNLPQGLDTIVGMHGIQMSGGQKQRIAIARAILKDPSILLLDEATSALDAESERIVQKALDGIMVNRTTVIVAHRLSTVKNADKIAVIDQGKIVEKGPHSELLQDPEGAYSQLVRLQQPSKGSDDYILDNHHDGPEIKADSGRHSSQRISSLKSISRCSSETGNSSRHSLSVSTGLPTVVRMLETGSGESQESASMPSKKDQQSPLYRLAYLNKPEIPQLLLGSLAAVVTGALLPIFGVILSKAIKTFYEPAHEFQQKSRLWALLVVVLGLSYLLATPLRAYCFAVAGCKLIRCIRLKCFEKIVHMDISWFDRQDNSSGRISSRLSIDAASVRSLVGESLSMLVQNSATAFAGLIIGFGASWRLSLIVIFMLPLITINGYMNLKFLSGFNADAKKLYEEATQVASDAVGSIRTVASFSAEDNVILLYEKKCKGPVTKGIKQGLYSGVGYGLSMFFLYAVYATTFYAGARLIKAGKITFGDVFQVFYGLSMAAIGISQSSALSPDASKARSGAASIIALLDLNSPIDSSKTSGIILDNVKGDIAFQNVSFRYPSRPDVQIFKDLCLAVESCKTLALVGESGSGKSTVISLLQRFYDPDSGEITLDGVELRNLNLKWLRQQMGLVSQEPVLFNGTIRANIAYGKEGSATEAEIISAAEKANAHQFISGLQQGYDTLVGERGIQLSGGQKQRVAIARAIIKSPKILLLDEATSALDAESEKVVQDALVQAMVGKTTIVVAHRLSTIRGADLIAVVKNGVIQEKGNHESLISMKDGMYASLMEQYSSATSI